From the Niveibacterium microcysteis genome, the window ATGTCCCGCCCGGTTTCACACGCATCCAAGCCCTGCCTGGACTTGAACCACTGGCGGTCCGCGTCAATCAGGCTGACCAGTGCAATCGGCACACGAAAGGCCGTAGCGCAGAAAGCCGTGATCGAATCGAAGCGTTCCTCTGGCTCGGTATCAAGTACCAACAAATCTCGCAGCGCTTGAAGTCGCTGCGCCTCGTCGGGCGGTGTGGCGGGTCGCTGCATGAAAACCCCAGACTCTTCAGAGGCCGCAAGCGGCAGCCCCTCGCATGCGCGGGTTAACGGAAAGAACGCCAGCGCCCTTGAGCCCTGGCGTGGCGCCCCGCGATCGCCGTATCGGGCGCTCGCGCCGCGGTCGGCCCCTTCCCGCTCGCGGCGCCCAGCCCAACAATTTAGCGTTGTGCCACTGGGCCAGTACCGGTCCCCCACCCGCCGCCAAGCGCCTTGAAGAAGGCAACTGAAGCGTTCAACCGCGCTTCGCGAGCCTGGATGAAGGCGATCTGCGCATCGTTGCTCGAGCGCTGGGCATCCAGCAATTCAAGGAACGCGGCGGACCCGGCCCCGTAACGGGCGCGTGAGATTCGTTCAGCGTTCGCGGCGGCCTTCATCTGGGCTTCACGCGCCTGTTCGGTGACAGCAGTCTGACGCAGACCCACGAGCGCGTCGAGCACTTCGCGGTAGGCCGTCTGGGCGGTTTTGCGGTACTGCTCCAGGGCCTCTTTCTGCACTGCGGTCGCCTGATCCAGCTTACCCAGGCGGTAGCCAGCATCGAACACCGGCAGGTTGACGATTGCCGTGGCGGTCCACAGGCTCGCGCTCGACTTGAACAGGTTGGAGAGGTCCGCGCTCTCGCCGCCGAAGAAGCCGGTCAGCGAAATGCTCGGAAAGAGCGCCGCCTTGGCGACCCCGATCTGGGCGTTGTACGAGATCAAGGATTGCTCTGCCTGACGCACGTCCGGCCGCCGGTCGAGGAGATCAGCCGGAAGGCCGGCCGGTGGCACGGGCGGCATTGGCAAGGTGCGCAGGTCGTCGCGCGGCGCGATTTCGAGCTCTGGCGCGCCGACCAGCAGCGCCAACTGGTGCAACTGCAACTCACGCTGCTGCGTCAGCACCGACACCTGAGCTTCCAGCGCAGCGCGTGCGCTTTCTGCCTGTTGCACGTCCAGCGCCGAGACCTTGCCGGCCTCGTAGCGGTGCTGCGCAATGGCGACGGCCGCTTCGCGGGTCTTCAGGCTGGCGCGGCTGCTAGCAAGTTGGGTATCGAGGCTGCGCAGGCTGACGTAGCCACTGGTGACGCTGCCGGCAAGCGTGAGCCGCACGGTGTCGCGATAGAGCCGGCTGCCGCTGGCTTGGGCAATCGCCGCTTCACGAGCACGGCGAAACTTGCCCCAGAAATCGAGCTCGTACGCCACCATCAGACCGTTGAGCTTGAAGTCGTTATACGGCCGCGGAGTCAGTTTGTTGGCAGTCCAGGTGGCGCGGCTGGGCGAGATACGCGAAGCGTTTCCGTTGAGGTCGATCTCCGGAAAGAATGCCGCACCCGCCTGTT encodes:
- a CDS encoding efflux transporter outer membrane subunit; translation: MSARMTLIAAALLSLTGCAVGPDYQRPQAVLPEQFASVPAGAANDAVTLADGWWQAFGDAELNGLVERALKDSADIRIALARIEQTDAVMQQAGAAFFPEIDLNGNASRISPSRATWTANKLTPRPYNDFKLNGLMVAYELDFWGKFRRAREAAIAQASGSRLYRDTVRLTLAGSVTSGYVSLRSLDTQLASSRASLKTREAAVAIAQHRYEAGKVSALDVQQAESARAALEAQVSVLTQQRELQLHQLALLVGAPELEIAPRDDLRTLPMPPVPPAGLPADLLDRRPDVRQAEQSLISYNAQIGVAKAALFPSISLTGFFGGESADLSNLFKSSASLWTATAIVNLPVFDAGYRLGKLDQATAVQKEALEQYRKTAQTAYREVLDALVGLRQTAVTEQAREAQMKAAANAERISRARYGAGSAAFLELLDAQRSSNDAQIAFIQAREARLNASVAFFKALGGGWGTGTGPVAQR